The genome window GTCTGAAAATAGTTACCTTTATATATAGTTTTGAATATAAATATATACATTCTTATTTTATCTTGCAGTAAGAATCATTAATTAACTTGCTTATTTATGAGAATCTTATTCTCAATATTTAAAAAAATAAATCAAAAATAAATTTAATAATCATTTGAAAATAAATTTTTATTGAATTTATCTCTTATCAAGCAAAGCGGAAGCTTGTTTTTTGAGTTTCATATTTTAGAAAACTTATTCCATTAGATTACTTTATGTAAATTTAACTTGGATCTTATGGAAAAAATTTAATAATTGCATAGATTACGGAAAAAATAATATAAGGAGATATTGTTATGGCTATTTGTCAAGGAAAATCAACCAGATCTCCATCTGGTGCTAGAAGAGTTGCAAACCGTGGTAAAAGGAAATCTGAATTAGGTAGAGAATCTGCAGAAACCAGATTAGGTGAGAAAAAATTAAGAAAAATCAGAACACGTGGTGGAAACGAAAAACACAGATTAGCATTCGAAAACCAAATCAACGTTATCGATGCTGACGGTAAAGCTCACACTGTGGAAATCTTAAACGTAATTGAAAACAGTGCTAACCCTAACTACGTAAGAAGGAACATCATCACCAAAGGTGCTATTGTAGAAACCGAATTAGGTCACGCAAAAGTTACCTCCAGACCGGGTCAAGATGGTGTTGTTAACGGAGTTATTGTAGAATAATTCTGTTATTCTATCTTTTTTTATTTATTTTACTTTATTACACTTTTTTAACTACTTTTTATTCACTTTTTAACTTACTTTTTTAACTACTTTTAATTATTTTACACAGATTTTCAGTATTCTTTTTGCTTTTTTTAAATAATCTTCACTACTTTTTAGTATTTTTTCTATTTTTTTTTCTGCCCTGTATTTTATTTTCAATTTCTTTATAAAATTGCAAATACTTATTTAATATTAATTAGATATATTATAATGTTATAAACTATTGAAGATATTATGAATCTTTTATAAGTTTGAGCAAGATATTAATTTTGCTTGTTATTTATTTTAATTATTAACATTAAGGAGATAAAATGAAGATAGGAATGTCACATGGTGCTGGTGGAGAAGTTATGGGAAATTTAATCTCACAGACCATTCTAAATAATTTATCAAAAAAATCAGTTGAAGGAGGATACGGTTTAGATGCATTGGATGATGGTGCAACAATACCTCTTGGAGATTATGAGATTGTTGTAACAACTGATGGTCATACCGTAAACCCATTGTTCTTCCCAGGTGGAGATATTGGAAGAATTTCAGCAGCAGGAACTATAAACGATGTTTCTGTAATGGGTGCAAAGCCTTTAGCTATTTCAAATGCAATGATCTTACAGGAAGGTTTTCCAATTGAAGACTTGGATAAGATCATTAAATCTTTAAGTGATGCCTGTGAAGAGGCTGATGTTGCAGTAATCACTGGAGACACTAAAGTAATGGAACAGGACAAGCTTGACGGCATTGTTATTGTAACTACTGGTATTGGAATAGCCAAAAAAGGAGAAGTTATTAAGGATTCTACATTAAGTGTTGGAGATAAGATAATAATCACAGGTAGTGTTGGAGACCATGGAATGAGTTTAATGTCCTTTAGGGAAGGTTTCGGATTTGAAACTGAATTGAAATCTGATGTAGCTCCAATGTGGGGAATCATTTCCAAAGCTCTTGAAGTGGGTGGAGTAACTGCTATGAAAGACCCTACCCGTGGAGGTCTTGCAAACTGCATTAATGAAATGGCGAGAAAATCCGGTGTCGGAATCATGCTTCAGGATGAAGCCATTCCAGTTAAGGAAGCAGTTAGGGCAGCATCTGAGATGTTAGGTATTGATCCATATGAAGTTGCTAATGAAGGAAAAGTTTTAATGGGTGTAAAAGCTGAAAAGGCTGAAGAAGTGTTAGCAGCTATTAAAACCGACAAGTATGGTAAGGATGCAGCTATTATTGGTGAAGTTATTGATGATGATAAAGTATTGATTGAAACAGGCATTGGAGGAGTTAGAATTTTGGAAACTCCTATAGCAGACCCTGTTCCAAGAGTGTGTTAAATTAAATCTTATAAATTAAAATGAATCAGATGGTGATTTGATGGACTTATTCGGTAAAAGAGTTATAGCATATATTCTTGATTTCTTTGTAGTTTCTGCATTTATGTGGATTGTATCTTATTTCGCATATTTCTTTATAAACTACTTCAATATGTTCCAGATTTACCATTATTTTGTATTTGTTCTTCCAATTTTGATTTTATTGTATTTCACAATTTTAGAGAAGAGCATAGGTGCAACTATTGGTAAAAGGTTGATGTTTATAGAAGTTAAGTCAGCAGTGCCAAGAAGAGGCAGGTCTGGAAGAGATTATTCCATTACATTTTCTCAAGCATTGATTAGATCTCTTTCTAAAATTTACTGGTTCCCAATAATCATTGATGTAATTCTTGGAAGAATTACAGGCAAAGCCAGACTTTTAGATGGCATTACAAGAACCACAGTTGTTGAAGAAAATACAGATTAATTTTTCGCTAGAAGATAATTTTTATTATCTTTTATCTTTTATTTTTTTAATTTTTCTTGTTTCTTTTTTTAGGTTATCTTATATTTTTTTTTAAATTATTTTATTTTTAGGGGATTTTATGGAAAATAAACTCATTATAGACGAATTTAATATTATGGATTTTGAACTTCATGAGAATTATAAGATGGTTCGAATTATTAATGAAAAAGCTAATTTTCCAATAAGCTGGCTAAATACACAAGGGTATTGTGAATACAGTTTGTACCTTGAATACTGTCAAGGAGTCAGCACTGCACCAACCCGGGAAATGGTTGAGGGAACTAGAGGGCATTCCATGTTAGAGGAAAAATTTAAGGAAACTGCTCAGCCATCAACTTTTGAGGATGCTTTTGAATTGTCTAAGGAAGAGGAAATCCTATCCCGTGAAATGTTTGTCATTGATACTGAAGATGGAATTCGCGGTTTTATTGATGAAGTTCGTATGACTCCCGATAAGATAATCATCATTGATGATAAACCTGGAAATAGGGCTTAT of Methanobrevibacter ruminantium contains these proteins:
- a CDS encoding 30S ribosomal protein S8e, translated to MAICQGKSTRSPSGARRVANRGKRKSELGRESAETRLGEKKLRKIRTRGGNEKHRLAFENQINVIDADGKAHTVEILNVIENSANPNYVRRNIITKGAIVETELGHAKVTSRPGQDGVVNGVIVE
- a CDS encoding CRISPR-associated protein Cas4 encodes the protein MENKLIIDEFNIMDFELHENYKMVRIINEKANFPISWLNTQGYCEYSLYLEYCQGVSTAPTREMVEGTRGHSMLEEKFKETAQPSTFEDAFELSKEEEILSREMFVIDTEDGIRGFIDEVRMTPDKIIIIDDKPGNRAYPSTINQVRAYCLAFKNMIGNDNRTIIAALRQRGTDNIFWSEEFNESNEQNIRYTINFLHRLIEDKRDPIPTKNPNKCRKCRFQSYCEEKAI
- the hypE gene encoding hydrogenase expression/formation protein HypE; amino-acid sequence: MKIGMSHGAGGEVMGNLISQTILNNLSKKSVEGGYGLDALDDGATIPLGDYEIVVTTDGHTVNPLFFPGGDIGRISAAGTINDVSVMGAKPLAISNAMILQEGFPIEDLDKIIKSLSDACEEADVAVITGDTKVMEQDKLDGIVIVTTGIGIAKKGEVIKDSTLSVGDKIIITGSVGDHGMSLMSFREGFGFETELKSDVAPMWGIISKALEVGGVTAMKDPTRGGLANCINEMARKSGVGIMLQDEAIPVKEAVRAASEMLGIDPYEVANEGKVLMGVKAEKAEEVLAAIKTDKYGKDAAIIGEVIDDDKVLIETGIGGVRILETPIADPVPRVC
- a CDS encoding RDD family protein, whose protein sequence is MDLFGKRVIAYILDFFVVSAFMWIVSYFAYFFINYFNMFQIYHYFVFVLPILILLYFTILEKSIGATIGKRLMFIEVKSAVPRRGRSGRDYSITFSQALIRSLSKIYWFPIIIDVILGRITGKARLLDGITRTTVVEENTD